The Pirellulales bacterium genome includes a region encoding these proteins:
- a CDS encoding ABC transporter substrate-binding protein, producing the protein MIPKFAIVPLAVLLCASIARGAGEPKIVPQPAPKRGGVLRLDTSSDIHSLDPTAIYSAFEGIAGYMVYRSLLDFDQNERLIPMMAETLPQISPDRLTYTFPLRHGVRFSNAREVVASDWVYSIERHLDPRNNSSYSNYYINISGATAFTAAREKEQAAGAAAATAPRTIEPKTVSGLRAVDRYTLQIHLEKPDPIFSDVLATPVSFVVPREEVERLGPAFAAHPVGCGPFVLAQWSPGIKLRLDRNPNYFRPAEPYLDHVEIAIGPDAATEIMMFERGELDYVSMVSSADYLRLKRSPALRRCMYPVTGGDVIFISLNCELPPFNDPRVRRAMNYAVDKRRILKVMLDRGSIAHGLLTPVNRAYNEKMLPYPYDPDRARALLAEAGYPQGFDTELVVASDSELFMKAALVVERDLAAVGVKVELKKVQGQAVYIGQKRKTVPMEVWDWSPNFSDPADTLNTLVNGERIADDGCINTAFYSSEKVNRLFHLGTEEFDSAKRLRIYERIEEQVFDDAPYLFLIQVDSDELHQPWLKGVRPRAIWPSRLENAWIER; encoded by the coding sequence ATGATCCCCAAATTCGCGATCGTTCCGCTCGCCGTGCTTCTCTGTGCTTCGATCGCCCGCGGCGCCGGCGAGCCGAAAATCGTGCCGCAGCCGGCTCCGAAGCGCGGCGGCGTGTTGCGATTGGACACTTCCTCGGATATCCATTCGCTCGATCCGACGGCGATTTATAGTGCCTTCGAAGGGATCGCGGGTTACATGGTGTATCGATCGCTGCTCGATTTCGATCAGAACGAAAGACTTATTCCCATGATGGCCGAAACGCTGCCGCAGATTTCGCCGGATCGCTTGACCTACACGTTTCCGCTGCGGCACGGCGTGCGTTTCTCGAACGCGCGCGAGGTTGTGGCAAGCGACTGGGTCTACTCGATCGAGCGTCATCTCGATCCGCGGAACAATTCAAGCTATTCGAACTATTACATCAATATTAGCGGCGCGACTGCTTTCACGGCGGCCAGAGAGAAGGAGCAGGCGGCGGGAGCGGCGGCGGCAACCGCGCCGCGAACCATCGAGCCCAAAACGGTGTCGGGGCTGCGGGCCGTCGATCGCTACACTTTGCAGATTCATCTGGAAAAGCCCGACCCGATCTTTTCCGACGTTTTGGCGACGCCCGTGTCGTTCGTCGTCCCGCGGGAAGAAGTCGAACGGCTTGGGCCGGCGTTTGCCGCGCATCCGGTCGGCTGCGGACCTTTCGTGCTGGCCCAATGGTCGCCCGGAATCAAGCTTCGACTCGATCGCAATCCGAACTATTTCCGGCCCGCCGAGCCTTATCTCGATCATGTCGAAATTGCGATCGGACCGGATGCCGCAACGGAAATCATGATGTTCGAGCGGGGAGAATTGGATTATGTCTCGATGGTCTCATCGGCCGACTACTTGCGTCTCAAGCGCAGTCCGGCGCTGCGGCGCTGCATGTATCCTGTCACGGGCGGCGATGTGATTTTCATCTCTCTGAATTGCGAGTTGCCACCGTTCAACGATCCCCGCGTGCGGCGAGCGATGAACTACGCCGTCGATAAGCGCCGCATTCTCAAAGTGATGCTCGATCGAGGATCGATTGCCCACGGGCTGCTGACGCCCGTCAACAGGGCCTACAACGAAAAGATGCTGCCGTATCCTTATGACCCCGATCGGGCCCGGGCGCTCTTGGCCGAGGCTGGATATCCGCAGGGTTTCGACACCGAGTTGGTCGTCGCTTCCGATAGCGAGCTATTCATGAAGGCCGCTCTGGTCGTCGAGCGCGATCTGGCGGCGGTCGGCGTCAAGGTGGAATTGAAGAAGGTCCAAGGTCAAGCGGTCTATATCGGCCAAAAGCGGAAAACCGTTCCCATGGAAGTGTGGGATTGGTCTCCCAATTTCAGCGATCCTGCAGACACGCTGAATACGCTGGTCAACGGCGAGCGCATCGCCGACGACGGTTGCATCAACACGGCTTTCTATTCCAGCGAGAAGGTGAATCGACTCTTCCACCTGGGCACGGAAGAATTCGACTCCGCCAAACGGTTGCGAATTTACGAGCGCATCGAGGAACAGGTGTTCGACGACGCGCCGTATTTGTTTCTCATCCAGGTGGATTCCGACGAACTTCATCAACCCTGGCTCAAGGGCGTCAGACCACGCGCTATCTGGCCCTCGCGGCTCGAGAATGCCTGGATCGAACGATGA
- a CDS encoding ABC transporter permease — MIARLLVRIFWSIMTLLATAVLTFLLINVVPGDAAHLIAGPKASPEVIAQIREAYHFDQPLIVRLGHYLAQLARGDLGQSYVTGQSVTQAILTRLPATTALSAVAVAMWMIIAVPLGVLTARLRGSWFDRGALIVATVSLSLPAFWLARMMQYWLAYKLGWFPVALFRSFVHLLLPGMVLAILFIGYYARLIHTNMCEVLQSEYIRTARAKGVSERAVLFKHALRNAMIPVVTILGMDVAGLLGGVLFVENVFALPGIGTLAVQSVFNLDVPMIMGTVLFSALLVVVANLIVDISYRWIDPRIQTAV, encoded by the coding sequence ATGATTGCTCGACTGCTCGTGCGGATATTCTGGTCGATCATGACGCTCCTGGCGACAGCCGTCTTGACGTTTCTCTTGATCAATGTCGTTCCGGGCGATGCCGCGCATTTGATCGCCGGCCCCAAAGCCAGCCCGGAAGTCATCGCCCAGATTCGCGAAGCTTATCATTTCGACCAGCCGCTGATCGTGCGCCTCGGGCACTATCTGGCACAATTGGCGCGCGGCGATTTGGGGCAGTCGTATGTCACGGGGCAATCGGTGACCCAAGCCATACTCACCCGGCTGCCGGCAACGACCGCTCTGTCTGCGGTGGCGGTGGCGATGTGGATGATCATCGCCGTTCCGCTCGGTGTGTTGACGGCGAGGCTGCGTGGTTCGTGGTTCGATCGGGGCGCGCTGATCGTCGCCACCGTGTCGCTTTCGCTGCCGGCCTTCTGGCTCGCCCGCATGATGCAATACTGGCTGGCCTACAAACTCGGCTGGTTTCCCGTTGCGCTCTTTCGCAGCTTCGTGCATTTGCTGCTTCCGGGAATGGTGTTGGCGATCTTGTTCATCGGGTATTACGCCCGGCTCATCCACACCAATATGTGCGAAGTGCTCCAGAGCGAATACATCCGCACTGCCCGAGCCAAGGGCGTATCGGAGCGAGCGGTGCTTTTCAAGCATGCGCTGCGCAATGCGATGATTCCGGTCGTCACGATCCTGGGGATGGACGTGGCGGGTTTGCTTGGCGGAGTTCTGTTCGTGGAAAACGTGTTCGCACTTCCCGGCATCGGCACGCTGGCGGTGCAAAGCGTGTTTAATCTCGATGTGCCAATGATCATGGGCACGGTGTTGTTCAGCGCGCTGCTGGTGGTTGTCGCCAATTTGATCGTCGACATTTCGTATCGATGGATCGATCCAAGAATCCAAACCGCCGTCTAA
- a CDS encoding DUF1552 domain-containing protein: MSHKSPAYAAAEAARLSRRRLLKTAGAAVALPLLDYFQPRGFGASAAPPVRRLVCICTPLGLHPEFFFPAKPGADYESTPYLDVVREFREDFSVISGLSHPDVGASHDSIYSFLTAAPHPEIRGGFRNAISLDQIAAEKIGDQTRFRSLSLSEEGFGLSWTRSGALIPTDTSPSALFARLFIEGRPDEVRAQAQRLRDGQSILDSVSGQAKSIHSALGSRDREKLDEYFSSVRELERRMATSEEWAKKPKPNVDAKPPQDDNNPADLIGKTRLMFDLIHLALQTDSTRIITILLLGTSLVPPVAGVSMGHHDLSHHGQDPKKIAQLRLIELEKMKTVRELLAKLKTTREHDATLLDRTSLFFSSNLGNAANHSTKNLPVLLAGGGFRHGKHLACDPKNPPPLSNLYVSLLQRLGIETDRFGSSTGTLSGLELRS, encoded by the coding sequence ATGTCCCATAAATCGCCAGCGTATGCGGCCGCTGAAGCCGCACGATTGAGCCGCCGCCGTCTGCTGAAAACCGCCGGCGCGGCGGTGGCGCTGCCGCTATTGGATTATTTTCAACCGCGCGGCTTTGGTGCGAGCGCGGCGCCGCCGGTTCGCCGCTTGGTTTGCATTTGCACGCCATTGGGGCTGCATCCGGAGTTTTTCTTTCCGGCCAAGCCCGGCGCGGACTATGAATCGACTCCGTATCTCGATGTGGTGCGCGAATTCCGCGAGGATTTCAGCGTGATTTCCGGCCTCTCGCATCCCGATGTCGGCGCCAGCCACGATTCGATCTATAGCTTTCTCACCGCGGCGCCGCATCCCGAAATCCGCGGCGGATTTCGCAACGCGATTAGCCTCGACCAGATTGCGGCTGAGAAGATCGGCGATCAGACGCGATTTCGCAGCCTGTCGCTTTCCGAAGAGGGGTTTGGATTGTCGTGGACTCGAAGCGGCGCGCTGATCCCGACCGACACTTCTCCCTCCGCGCTGTTTGCCCGGTTGTTTATCGAAGGGCGGCCCGACGAGGTTCGGGCTCAGGCGCAGCGTTTGCGCGACGGACAAAGCATTCTCGACTCCGTCAGCGGGCAGGCGAAGTCGATCCATTCGGCCTTGGGTTCGCGCGACCGCGAGAAACTCGACGAATATTTCAGCAGCGTCCGCGAACTCGAGCGCCGCATGGCTACCAGCGAGGAATGGGCGAAGAAGCCAAAGCCCAACGTCGACGCCAAACCGCCGCAAGACGATAACAACCCCGCCGATCTGATCGGCAAGACTCGGCTGATGTTCGATCTGATTCATCTGGCGCTGCAAACCGACTCCACCCGGATTATCACGATCCTGCTCTTGGGCACGAGCCTCGTGCCGCCGGTTGCCGGCGTGTCGATGGGCCACCACGATCTCTCGCACCATGGACAGGATCCGAAAAAGATCGCGCAGCTTCGATTGATCGAACTCGAAAAAATGAAGACCGTGCGCGAATTGCTGGCGAAGCTCAAAACGACGCGCGAGCACGATGCGACGCTTCTCGACCGCACCTCGCTCTTCTTCAGCAGCAATCTCGGCAACGCGGCCAACCACTCGACGAAAAATCTGCCGGTTCTGCTCGCCGGCGGAGGATTTCGACACGGCAAACATCTGGCGTGCGATCCGAAAAACCCGCCGCCGCTGTCGAATCTTTACGTATCGCTTCTGCAAAGGCTGGGCATCGAAACCGACCGATTCGGTTCGAGCACCGGCACACTCTCGGGCTTGGAATTGCGAAGCTAG
- a CDS encoding DUF1592 domain-containing protein: MRGKRLVPITNILLPILGSILGSTLSGGGLICSGAEAAAPQTDARQFDNVIRPILAANCLACHSGQKPKGDFRLDQLKPDFDDEATCDRWLMVFDRVSAGEMPPKAKPRPPAKDVARLTDWISGRAEAAAATNPTQGRVVLRRLNRTEYENTVRDLLGVEVDLKDALPLDSSANGFDNVGGALHTSSFLIEKYLDAANIALDQAIANRPRPSSVFRRYVLKNQHPILKAEEKVFRTVGDGVVLFTSSHWDALSISDWWPEERGRYRFRISASTIQSSKPVTFRVWNGNGGMGGAPGHLVGYFDAPIEQAKVFEFVDHVERHTGISILPYGLPNAGEVDKIGADKWPGAGLFVRWVEIEGPLNDVWPPESHRRIFGDLKQVKSMTNYGDRFEVVSPNAHADAERILRNFARRAFRRTVGDDEVRPYLALVDEKLVEKRSFEQAVRCGLLAMMISPDFLFFHETGVLPKVAAAKSGTARSRLALDDFALANRLSYFLWTTMPDEELMSLAEKHELGKPETLRRQVDRMLDDPKAAALSKNFVGQWLALRDIEATEPSEILYPEFDDMLKASMVRETELFFSEILKHDLSVSNFIDSDFSMLNGRLAKLYGIPGVEGWEFRKVPLPANSHRGGVLTMASVLKVTANGTTTSPVLRGAWILDHILGTPPPHPPADVPAIQPDTRGATTIREQLAKHRQLASCAACHRKIDPPGFALESFDVIGGWRENYRTTGLGKEVVVAGRRMPYLKGPKVDSSGELPDGRLFANIDDFKKLLLVDQRQFARALTEKLVTYATGGPPEAGDRAAIEAIVDRVGSKNYGLRSLIHEIVESDLFRTK; this comes from the coding sequence ATGCGCGGCAAGCGGCTTGTGCCAATCACGAATATTCTGCTGCCGATCCTCGGATCGATTCTCGGCAGCACACTCAGCGGCGGGGGCCTGATTTGCAGCGGCGCCGAGGCGGCCGCTCCGCAAACAGATGCGCGACAGTTCGACAATGTGATCCGCCCGATTCTGGCGGCCAATTGTCTGGCATGCCATAGCGGCCAAAAGCCGAAGGGCGATTTTCGGCTGGATCAACTCAAGCCCGACTTCGACGACGAAGCGACTTGCGATCGCTGGTTGATGGTTTTCGACCGCGTTTCGGCCGGTGAGATGCCGCCGAAAGCCAAACCGCGACCACCCGCGAAAGACGTCGCTCGTTTGACCGATTGGATCAGCGGCCGGGCCGAGGCTGCGGCAGCGACGAATCCGACTCAGGGAAGAGTCGTGTTGCGACGCCTCAACCGCACCGAATACGAAAACACCGTCCGCGATCTGCTGGGAGTCGAAGTGGACCTGAAGGATGCATTGCCGTTGGACTCGTCGGCCAATGGATTCGACAATGTGGGCGGCGCGTTGCACACTTCGTCGTTCTTGATCGAGAAATATCTCGATGCCGCCAATATCGCGCTCGATCAGGCGATCGCCAACCGCCCGCGACCGAGTTCCGTGTTTCGGCGCTACGTGTTGAAAAACCAGCATCCGATTCTCAAGGCCGAGGAAAAGGTGTTTCGCACGGTCGGCGACGGTGTTGTGCTCTTCACATCGTCGCACTGGGACGCTTTGTCGATCTCCGATTGGTGGCCCGAAGAGCGCGGCCGCTATCGCTTCCGCATTTCGGCATCGACGATCCAAAGCTCGAAGCCGGTGACATTCCGCGTTTGGAACGGCAATGGCGGCATGGGCGGGGCGCCAGGCCATTTGGTCGGCTACTTCGACGCGCCGATCGAGCAAGCGAAAGTATTCGAGTTCGTCGATCACGTCGAGCGGCACACGGGCATTTCGATTTTGCCCTATGGCCTGCCGAATGCCGGTGAAGTAGACAAGATCGGCGCCGACAAATGGCCGGGCGCGGGATTGTTCGTGCGATGGGTGGAAATCGAAGGGCCGCTCAACGACGTTTGGCCCCCCGAAAGCCATCGGCGGATTTTCGGCGATCTCAAGCAAGTGAAATCGATGACCAATTATGGCGATCGCTTCGAGGTTGTTTCGCCGAACGCGCATGCCGACGCGGAAAGGATCCTGCGCAACTTTGCCCGCCGGGCATTTCGTCGAACGGTGGGCGACGACGAGGTCCGGCCTTATCTCGCTCTGGTGGATGAAAAGCTGGTCGAGAAGCGGTCTTTCGAGCAGGCCGTGCGGTGCGGCCTGCTGGCGATGATGATCTCGCCCGACTTTCTTTTTTTCCACGAAACCGGCGTGCTGCCCAAGGTCGCCGCTGCAAAAAGCGGGACCGCACGTTCTCGTTTGGCGCTCGACGATTTCGCGCTGGCGAATCGGCTTTCGTATTTCCTTTGGACCACGATGCCCGATGAAGAATTGATGTCGCTCGCGGAAAAGCATGAGCTCGGCAAGCCGGAGACATTGCGCCGGCAGGTCGATCGAATGCTCGACGATCCGAAAGCCGCGGCGCTGTCGAAAAACTTCGTCGGCCAATGGCTCGCGCTGCGCGATATCGAGGCCACGGAGCCGAGCGAGATTCTATATCCCGAGTTCGACGACATGCTGAAAGCGTCGATGGTGCGCGAAACCGAGTTGTTCTTTTCCGAAATTCTGAAGCACGATCTGAGCGTGTCCAATTTCATCGACAGCGATTTCTCGATGCTCAACGGCCGGCTCGCCAAGCTTTATGGCATCCCTGGCGTCGAAGGTTGGGAATTCCGCAAGGTGCCGCTGCCCGCAAATTCACATCGCGGCGGGGTGTTGACGATGGCCAGCGTGTTGAAGGTGACGGCCAATGGCACGACCACATCGCCCGTGCTTCGCGGCGCGTGGATCCTCGACCACATTCTCGGCACGCCGCCGCCGCATCCGCCCGCCGATGTTCCCGCCATCCAGCCCGACACGCGCGGCGCCACCACGATCCGCGAGCAATTGGCAAAGCATCGGCAACTTGCCTCCTGTGCCGCTTGCCACCGCAAGATCGACCCGCCCGGCTTCGCGCTCGAAAGCTTCGACGTGATCGGCGGCTGGCGGGAAAACTATCGCACCACGGGTCTGGGCAAAGAAGTGGTGGTCGCTGGCCGCCGAATGCCTTATCTTAAAGGTCCAAAGGTCGATTCATCGGGCGAGCTGCCCGACGGTCGGCTGTTTGCAAATATCGATGACTTCAAGAAGCTGCTCTTGGTCGACCAACGCCAGTTCGCTCGTGCATTGACGGAAAAGTTGGTGACATACGCTACGGGCGGCCCGCCGGAAGCGGGCGATCGCGCCGCAATCGAAGCGATCGTCGACCGTGTAGGCAGCAAGAACTACGGCCTGCGATCGTTGATACACGAGATCGTCGAAAGCGATTTGTTCCGAACGAAGTAA
- a CDS encoding DUF1501 domain-containing protein, with protein sequence MLRIYNGRTAAYCDGLSRRSFLQLGVAGVASVSLADVLRAKAQSAEAGVPPKDTAVILLWLDGGPSHLDTYDMKPDAPSEFRGMWRPIKTNVPGIEFTELFPLQAKVADKFSIVRSLYHNDGDHFGGAHRMLTGRGGVNGASTAGRAPSFGSIAAKVCGARKHGMPPYIAVPYASSVGLRPGYFAGNYLGNEYNPFETEGDANSPNFKVNRFDLPQGLTLDRLQSRRSLRLELDRMRAAADLSKTMDAMDKFDRQAFEFISGDTARKAFDLSSEPAHLRDTYGRTSFGQSTLLARRLVEAGATFVTVHFGGWDHHWNLQAGYENYLPQVDAAVSGLFEDLAQRGLLEKVLVVMFGEFGRTPRMNNGLGRGKPGRDHWGNAMSCLIGGGGVKGGRIVGATNRAGEIPAHRPVTPQDLHATIYQVLGVDPYIKFLDRSGRPVSAVDNGSAISELF encoded by the coding sequence ATGCTGCGGATTTACAACGGACGGACCGCTGCGTATTGCGACGGCTTGAGCCGCCGAAGCTTTTTGCAGCTTGGCGTTGCCGGTGTCGCGTCGGTTAGCCTGGCCGACGTGTTGCGAGCCAAGGCCCAATCCGCGGAAGCGGGCGTTCCGCCGAAAGACACGGCAGTCATCCTGCTATGGCTCGACGGCGGCCCCAGCCATCTCGACACCTACGACATGAAGCCCGACGCGCCGTCGGAATTCCGCGGCATGTGGCGGCCCATCAAGACCAATGTGCCCGGCATCGAATTCACGGAGCTGTTTCCGCTGCAAGCCAAGGTCGCCGACAAGTTCTCGATCGTTCGCTCGCTGTACCACAACGACGGCGATCATTTCGGCGGCGCCCACCGCATGCTGACCGGTCGCGGGGGCGTCAACGGCGCGAGCACGGCAGGCAGGGCGCCCAGCTTCGGCTCGATTGCTGCGAAGGTTTGCGGTGCCCGCAAGCATGGGATGCCGCCGTACATCGCGGTACCCTATGCGTCCTCGGTCGGCTTGCGGCCGGGTTATTTTGCCGGCAACTACCTGGGCAACGAGTACAACCCATTTGAAACCGAAGGCGACGCCAACAGCCCGAATTTCAAGGTCAACCGCTTCGACTTGCCCCAGGGGCTGACGCTCGACCGGTTGCAAAGCCGCCGCAGCCTCAGGCTCGAGCTCGACCGGATGCGCGCGGCCGCGGATTTGTCCAAGACGATGGACGCCATGGACAAATTCGACCGGCAGGCGTTCGAGTTCATTTCCGGCGACACGGCTCGGAAGGCATTCGACCTCTCGAGCGAACCCGCGCATCTGCGCGACACGTATGGGCGCACGAGCTTTGGCCAGAGCACGCTGCTGGCCCGGCGGCTTGTCGAGGCAGGCGCCACGTTCGTCACGGTCCACTTCGGCGGCTGGGATCATCACTGGAATTTGCAGGCCGGCTATGAAAATTACCTACCGCAAGTCGACGCCGCAGTCTCCGGTTTGTTCGAAGACCTTGCCCAGCGCGGGCTTTTGGAAAAGGTGCTGGTGGTCATGTTCGGCGAATTTGGCCGAACGCCGCGTATGAACAACGGCCTTGGCCGAGGGAAGCCGGGGCGCGACCATTGGGGCAACGCGATGTCGTGCCTGATCGGCGGCGGCGGCGTGAAGGGAGGACGAATCGTGGGGGCGACGAATCGCGCAGGAGAAATTCCGGCCCATCGACCCGTTACGCCGCAGGATCTGCACGCCACGATCTATCAAGTCTTGGGCGTCGATCCGTATATCAAATTCTTAGACCGTTCGGGCCGGCCGGTGTCGGCCGTCGACAACGGCTCGGCAATCAGCGAACTGTTCTGA